In candidate division KSB1 bacterium, one genomic interval encodes:
- the ggt gene encoding gamma-glutamyltransferase — translation MRRIVLFLFLQILVFSTSCDRNSTTYSTQNSDTAPAIGTHGMVSSAHPLATKAGLDILKAGGNAFDAAVSIAAMLNVVEPMMSGIGGYGTVLVYDAEKQQALFLNCSGRIPKNVDSDVYRAPTPNYKENRRGAKAVSTPGNVIAWESMWKRFGSMDWEELFETAIKTAENGVILNDRTARLIQSAYPSFPDHAKEFYGKDDAPLSAGELLIQKDLADSFRKIAKQGAKVVHGGEIGQAIDAAMRKAGGFLSIEDMKSNEAEWYEPIRIDYHEYQVITASPPSTAFPSLIRLGMMSLYDNQAVGHNSSEYLHRFAEVTKHAFWCRLRYAGDPEKNPPPLETLLSNEYWSQQISAISPDEAKQFVPPTEFAKEGINTTHFVVADKWGNIVSATQTLGNSFGSRIMPKGTGIWLNNSLAYCTFEPKGNPMDAHAGRHKLSGDCPTLIIKNGKPWVAIGTPGGHTIGQTVPQMVLNMIEFDMNIQQAIAASRISFIEPDRIVVEKGIAESTRDQLIKLGHNIQVVKGLGNAHGLAIEYENGKPIRFTGGADPRGEGIAKGY, via the coding sequence ATGAGACGAATAGTTCTCTTTCTATTTCTTCAAATATTGGTTTTTAGCACTTCTTGTGATCGCAATAGTACAACTTATTCAACTCAAAATTCTGATACGGCACCGGCCATTGGAACCCATGGAATGGTTAGTTCGGCACATCCATTGGCAACCAAAGCGGGTCTTGATATCTTAAAAGCCGGTGGAAATGCTTTCGATGCGGCTGTTTCTATCGCAGCGATGCTCAATGTTGTAGAGCCTATGATGTCCGGAATTGGCGGTTATGGGACTGTACTAGTTTATGACGCCGAAAAGCAACAAGCTCTGTTTTTGAATTGTAGCGGACGAATTCCAAAAAACGTAGACTCAGATGTCTATCGTGCTCCAACGCCGAATTATAAAGAAAATAGACGGGGAGCAAAGGCAGTTTCCACTCCGGGAAATGTAATTGCCTGGGAGTCTATGTGGAAACGTTTTGGGTCCATGGACTGGGAAGAACTATTTGAGACAGCAATAAAGACTGCCGAAAATGGCGTGATTCTAAATGACCGGACAGCCAGGTTAATCCAAAGCGCGTATCCAAGTTTTCCTGATCATGCAAAAGAATTTTATGGTAAAGACGATGCTCCTTTAAGTGCTGGAGAGTTGCTCATCCAAAAAGACCTCGCCGATTCTTTTCGGAAAATTGCAAAACAGGGAGCAAAAGTTGTTCATGGCGGAGAGATCGGACAAGCTATTGATGCAGCCATGCGAAAAGCCGGAGGATTTCTCTCAATCGAAGATATGAAGAGCAATGAGGCTGAATGGTATGAACCTATCCGGATTGATTATCATGAATATCAGGTGATAACCGCTTCACCACCATCAACGGCTTTTCCGTCACTAATTCGATTGGGAATGATGAGTTTATATGATAACCAGGCAGTGGGTCATAATAGCTCCGAATATCTTCACAGGTTTGCTGAAGTAACGAAACACGCTTTTTGGTGTCGGCTTCGGTATGCTGGCGACCCTGAAAAAAACCCTCCACCCCTTGAAACACTTTTATCGAATGAATATTGGAGCCAGCAGATTTCAGCTATTTCGCCTGATGAGGCAAAACAATTCGTTCCTCCTACCGAATTTGCAAAAGAAGGTATCAATACAACCCATTTTGTTGTTGCAGATAAATGGGGAAATATCGTAAGTGCAACTCAAACTTTAGGTAATTCCTTTGGCAGTAGAATCATGCCGAAAGGCACTGGTATCTGGCTGAATAATTCTTTAGCATATTGCACGTTTGAACCGAAAGGCAATCCTATGGACGCTCATGCCGGACGTCACAAACTCTCCGGTGATTGTCCGACGCTAATCATTAAAAACGGTAAACCATGGGTTGCTATTGGCACCCCTGGTGGACATACAATTGGCCAGACTGTTCCTCAAATGGTGTTAAACATGATTGAATTTGATATGAATATCCAGCAAGCAATCGCAGCTTCTCGCATTAGTTTTATTGAGCCTGATAGGATTGTAGTGGAGAAAGGAATTGCAGAATCAACCCGGGATCAACTTATTAAATTAGGACATAATATCCAAGTTGTAAAAGGATTGGGAAATGCTCATGGACTTGCTATTGAATATGAGAATGGCAAACCGATTCGATTTACCGGAGGCGCCGATCCAAGAGGTGAGGGTATTGCAAAAGGCTATTAG
- a CDS encoding response regulator has product MKKKRILIVEDVEETLFALKKKLEYAGYEVYTAANGETGCNLAKSLRPDLILLDVMLPNIDGFSVCRLLKFDEEYASIPIIMLTAKSQSSDKEIGKQVGANAYFTKPYNAKELLEKIEELTIPGWSLMY; this is encoded by the coding sequence ATGAAAAAGAAAAGAATCTTGATTGTAGAAGATGTGGAAGAAACATTATTCGCTCTTAAAAAGAAATTAGAATATGCCGGTTACGAAGTCTATACCGCTGCTAATGGTGAAACAGGTTGCAACTTGGCAAAAAGTTTAAGACCGGATCTGATTTTGTTAGATGTGATGTTGCCGAATATTGATGGATTTTCTGTCTGTAGATTATTGAAATTCGATGAAGAGTATGCGTCAATTCCAATTATTATGCTTACAGCAAAAAGTCAAAGCAGTGATAAAGAAATCGGAAAGCAAGTTGGTGCAAATGCGTACTTCACCAAGCCTTATAATGCCAAAGAATTGTTAGAGAAAATAGAAGAGTTAACAATCCCCGGATGGTCGCTGATGTACTGA